The following coding sequences are from one Salvia hispanica cultivar TCC Black 2014 chromosome 3, UniMelb_Shisp_WGS_1.0, whole genome shotgun sequence window:
- the LOC125211717 gene encoding BTB/POZ domain-containing protein At1g30440-like → MACVKLGSKTNAFQRQGQAWFCTSGLPSDVVVEIGEMSFHLHKFPLLSRSGVMECLIEEASQGEDGCVIKLPDIPGGANTFETVAKFCYGVKLELTAANVVYLRCAAEHLEMTEEYGEGNLITQTESFLDQVVLDNWSDSLWALQTCDNILSHAEKLDIPRRCIDSLAAKVCTEQNLLGWPVMERGGLLQSPGGSMLWNGISTGARPKSSISEDWWYDDASVLSFPLYKRLILAMESQGVKPELVAGSLNSYSKKYLPGLHRHRGPTVPKNQLVGSLSEEDQKLLVEEINYLLPLEKGIVPSKFLFGLLKTARILRASSSCVSNLEKQIGLQLDQAALEDLLLPTFSYSMETLYDVDCVSRVLDHFLAMDQVAASPGSFDEGQLIGSPSLTPITMVAKLIDGYLAEVAPDVNLKLPKFQSLAAAIPEYARPLDDGLYRAIDIYLKSHPWLADSDRDHLCRLIDCQKLSLEACTHAAQNERLPLRTVIQVLFFEQLQLRTSVAGCLLVSDSLDVSRQAPNEGGWTATGMRENHALKAGMDSMRSRLSELEKECSNMRQEIGSLGRAKKWSIWGNASKKLGLKSQMCSAQEGSVSKQNDRVEGNEKSRDKQRKKEKKKKNRPTSDV, encoded by the exons ATGGCTTGTGTGAAGCTGGGATCCAAAACTAATGCTTTTCAGAGGCAAGGACAAGCTTG GTTTTGCACAAGTGGTCTTCCAAGTGATGTGGTTGTCGAAATTGGGGAAATGTCGTTCCATCTTCACaag TTTCCATTGCTTTCACGAAGTGGAGTTATGGAATGCCTCATTGAAGAGGCGTCCCAAGGAGAGGACGGCTGTGTCATCAAGCTACCCGACATCCCTGGTGGAGCAAACACATTCGAGACAGTAGCCAAGTTTTGCTACGGGGTCAAGCTTGAACTCACTGCTGCAAATGTCGTGTACCTCCGCTGTGCAGCCGAGCATCTTGAGATGACCGAAGAGTATGGCGAGGGGAATCTCATCACTCAAACGGAGAGCTTCCTCGACCAGGTGGTTCTCGACAACTGGAGCGATTCATTGTGGGCCCTCCAGACCTGTGACAATATCCTCTCCCACGCTGAGAAACTCGATATTCCAAGACGATGCATTGACTCTTTGGCTGCCAAGGTGTGTACGGAGCAGAATTTGTTGGGATGGCCCGTGATGGAGCGTGGAGGCCTGTTGCAGAGCCCCGGGGGGAGCATGTTGTGGAACGGGATAAGCACGGGTGCTCGACCAAAGAGCTCGATTTCGGAAGATTGGTGGTACGATGATGCATCTGTTTTAAGTTTTCCACTCTACAAAAGGTTGATTCTCGCTATGGAGTCTCAAGGTGTGAAGCCAGAACTCGTCGCTGGCTCCCTAAATTCATACTCGAAAAAGTACCTACCAGGACTACACCGGCATCGTGGCCCCACCGTGCCGAAAAATCAACTGGTGGGGTCGCTGTCGGAGGAGGATCAGAagcttctcgttgaagagatCAATTACTTGCTGCCGTTGGAGAAGGGCATCGTACCGTCAAAGTTCCTCTTTGGTTTGCTCAAAACAGCTAGGATTCTTCGAGCTAGCTCCTCGTGTGTGTCGAATCTTGAGAAACAGATAGGTTTGCAGCTCGATCAGGCAGCGCTCGAGGATCTCTTGTTGCCGACTTTCTCCTACTCAATGGAGACATTGTACGATGTCGACTGTGTGTCGCGTGTTCTTGATCATTTCTTGGCTATGGATCAGGTGGCCGCCTCCCCGGGCTCCTTCGACGAAGGCCAACTAATTGGCTCGCCATCACTAACACCTATTACGATGGTTGCCAAGCTCATCGATGGCTACCTTGCCGAGGTTGCTCCGGATGTCAATCTGAAGCTCCCAAAGTTTCAGTCTCTTGCTGCCGCCATCCCAGAGTATGCCCGGCCATTGGATGACGGGCTTTATCGAGCGATCGACATTTATCTAAAG TCGCATCCGTGGCTAGCGGATTCCGATAGGGACCACCTCTGCCGGCTGATCGACTGCCAGAAACTCTCGTTAGAAGCGTGCACCCATGCAGCTCAGAACGAGAGGCTCCCATTGAGAACAGTCATCCAAGTCCTGTTCTTCGAGCAGCTGCAGCTGAGGACTTCCGTGGCTGGCTGCCTGCTCGTCTCCGACAGCCTTGATGTCTCAAGACAAGCGCCAAACGAAGGAGGCTGGACGGCCACAGGCATGAGGGAGAACCACGCGCTGAAGGCAGGCATGGATAGCATGAGAAGTAGGTTATCCGAGCTTGAGAAGGAGTGCTCGAACATGAGGCAGGAGATCGGGAGCTTGGGGCGTGCGAAGAAATGGAGCATTTGGGGAAACGCGTCAAAGAAGCTTGGGTTGAAGTCTCAGATGTGCAGCGCGCAAGAGGGATCTGTTAGCAAGCAGAACGATCGTGTCGAGGGTAATGAGAAATCTCGAGACAAGCAAaggaagaaggagaagaagaagaagaacagACCGACTTCGGATGTTTAA
- the LOC125217139 gene encoding major pollen allergen Ole e 10-like: MGTFTLRAFFSILIMQCFQGLILARTIIVQEKVDASIPITSLAPPEGNTTFLAGTNWCVARPGVPQADLKIALDWACGLGKADCRAIQAGGPCFEPDTLLSHASYAFNIYYQQNGNNAIACHFGGTAFLTRHNPSYGRCSFSSSESLRASSASSFKYKSQSIWWEIDVVLMLLLYLSTK, from the exons ATGGGAACATTTACACTTAGGGCTTTCTTCAGcattttaattatgcaatGTTTTCAAG GCTTAATCTTGGCAAGAACAATTATAGTACAAGAGAAGGTCGATGCATCAATTCCAATAACAAGTCTAGCGCCTCCGGAGGGAAACACCACATTCCTGGCCGGCACCAACTGGTGCGTGGCCAGACCAGGTGTCCCCCAGGCCGATCTAAAGATCGCTCTGGATTGGGCTTGTGGGCTTGGCAAAGCAGATTGTCGTGCCATACAAGCGGGGGGGCCATGTTTCGAGCCCGACACACTACTATCCCATGCATCGTATGCTTTCAACATTTACtatcaacaaaatggaaacaatGCCATTGCTTGCCACTTTGGAGGGACAGCCTTTCTCACTCGGCACAATCCAA GTTATGGAAGGTGTTCTTTCAGCTCATCCGA gTCGTTGAGAGCTTCATCAGCATCATCATTCAAGTACAAGTCGCAAAGCATTTGGTGGGAGATTGATGTAGTTTTAATGTTACTTCTAtatttatcaacaaaataa
- the LOC125214217 gene encoding cation-chloride cotransporter 1-like, whose translation MADDNNDVEIEAADENEFAAGRGLGGRQYRPVFAHDNDRAVLEMSSIDPIARASSSASLTDSSNLKVKVASDGKDGLQLNDRDINGSHPESKLELFGFDSLVNILGLKSMASDQQQAPSSPRDGEDAPIHVERPKGNNVKMGTMMGVFVPCLQNILGIIYYIRFSWIVGMAGIGQSLLLVAFCGSCTFLTTISLSAIATNGAMKGGGPYYLIGRALGPEVGVSIGLCFFLGNAVAGALYVLGAVETFLNAIPAAGIFRDTPTLMVVNGTDVTQTVAVTSPNLHDLQVYGVVVTIILCFIVFGGVKIINRVAPAFLVPVVFSLFCIFIGIFLARKDDPTEGITGLSLKSFRDNWGSAYQTTNHAGVPDPNGKIYWDFNALVGLFFPAVTGIMAGSNRSASLKDTQRSIPVGTLAATVSTSVLYLITVLFFGALATRDKLLTDRLLTATVAWPIPGITYLGIILSTLGAALQSLTGAPRLLAAIANDDILPVLNYFKVADGNEPHAATLFTALICIGCVIIGNLDLITPTITMFYLLCYGGVNLSCFLLDLLDAPSWRPRWKFHHWSLSLFGAVICIVIMFLISWTFTVISLALATLIYYYVSIKGKAGDWGDGFKSAYFQLALRSLRSLGANQVHPKNWYPIPLIFCRPWGKLPENVPCHPKLADFANCMKKKGRGMSMFVSILDGDYQECAEDAKVACRALSTYIEYKRCEGVAEIVVAPSMSEGFRGIVQTMGLGNLKPNIIVMRYPEIWRRENLTEIPATFVGIINDCIVANKAVVIVKGLDEWPNEYQRQYGTIDLYWIVRDGGLMLLLSQLLLTKESFESCKIQVFCIAEEDSDAEELKADVKKFLYDLRMQAEVIVISMKSWDPQAEQQQDESVEAFASSQERIGAYLSEMKERARKEGAPLMADGKQVVVNEQQVEKFLYTTLKLNSTILRYSRMAAVVLVSLPPPPLNHPAYFYMEYMDLLVENVPRLLIVRGYRRDVVTLFT comes from the exons ATGGCGGATGACAACAATGACGTCGAGATAGAGGCGGCGGACGAAAATGAGTTTGCGGCGGGAAGGGGTTTGGGAGGCCGCCAGTACCGCCCAGTGTTCGCGCACGACAACGATCGAGCCGTCCTCGAAATGTCGTCGATCGATCCTATCGCCCGCGCTTCGTCCTCCGCTTCGCTTACCGATTCCAGTAATCTGAA AGTAAAAGTGGCTTCTGATGGAAAAGATGGGTTACAACTTAATGATAGAGACATCAATGGCTCACATCCTGAATCGAAGCTGGAATTATTTGGTTTTGACTCACTTGTCAATATTTTGGGCCTTAAAAG CATGGCAAGTGACCAGCAGCAGGCGCCCTCTAGTCCTAGAGATGGAGAAGATGCACCTATTCATGTTGAGCGTCCTAAG GGAAACAATGTCAAAATGGGGACTATGATGGGTGTGTTTGTGCCCTGtcttcaaaatattttgggaattATCTACTACATCAGATTTTCATG GATTGTGGGTATGGCTGGGATTGGTCAGTCATTATTGCTGGTTGCCTTCTGTGGTTCATGTACTTTTCTCACGACTATATCTTTGAGCGCAATCGCTACTAATGGTGCAATGAAG GGAGGGGGGCCTTATTATCTTATTGGCCGTGCCTTGGGTCCAGAGGTTGGAGTGAGCATTGGTTTATGCTTTTTCCTTGGAAATGCAGTAGCAGGTGCACT TTATGTCTTAGGAGCTGTGGAGACCTTCCTTAATGCTATACCTGCAGCAGGGATATTTAGAG ATACACCTACTCTTATGGTGGTAAATGGCACAGATGTCACGCAAACTGTTGCTGTTACAAGCCCAAATTTACACGATTTGCAAGTCTATGGGGTGGTTGTGACAATCATCCTATGTTTCATAGTATTTGGTGGAGTCAAAATAATCAACCGAGTCGCACCAGCCTTTCTTGTACCAGTTGTTTTCTCATTGTTctgcatatttattgggatatTTTTGGCGAGAAAAGATGATCCGACTG AGGGAATCACTGGCTTGAGTTTGAAATCTTTCAGAGATAATTGGGGTTCAGCCTATCAGACAACTAACCATGCTGGAGTCCCAGATCCTAATGGGAAAATATACTGGGATTTCAA CGCACTGGTAGGCCTCTTTTTCCCTGCTGTAACGGGGATTATGGCAGGTTCAAATCGGTCTGCCTCACTTAAGGACACTCAGCGCTCAATTCCTGTTGGGACCTTAGCTGCAACTGTTTCGACTTCAGTTCTATATCTGATTACTGTTCTATTTTTTGGAGCTCTGGCAACCAGGGATAAGCTTCTGACAGACAG GTTACTTACAGCGACTGTTGCTTGGCCTATCCCTGGAATCACATATCTTGGCATTATTCTATCAACCTTAGGTGCTGCTCTACAGAGCTTGACCGGTGCTCCCCGGCTTCTTGCAGCAATAGCTAATGATGATATTCTACCTGTCCTTAATTACTTCAAAGTGGCAGATGGAAATGAACCTCACGCCGCTACCCTGTTTACAGCCTTGATCTGTATCGGATGTGTAATCATTGGCAATCTGGACCTTATTACCCCAACTATCACAATGTTCTACCTCCTGTGCTACGGGGGCGTAAATTTGTCCTGCTTTCTTTTGGATCTTTTAGATGCTCCCAGCTGGCGTCCCCGATGGAAGTTTCACCACTGGAGTCTCTCTCTTTTCGGGGCTGTCATATGTATAG TTATCATGTTTTTGATTTCTTGGACATTCACAGTGATCTCTTTAGCCTTAGCAACACTCATATATTACTATGTAAGCATCAAAGGAAAAGCAGGCGACTGGGGTGATGGTTTTAAGAGTGCATACTTTCAGCTCGCTCTCCGTAGCCTACGATCTTTAGGAG CAAATCAGGTGCATCCCAAGAACTGGTACCCTATCCCCCTCATATTCTGCCGGCCATGGGGAAAGTTGCCGGAGAATGTGCCGTGCCATCCGAAACTTGCAGATTTTGCCAATTGTATGAAGAAGAAAGGCAGGGGAATGTCCATGTTCGTCTCTATCCTTGACGGTGACTATCAAGAATGTGCCGAGGATGCAAAGGTTGCCTGCAGGGCCCTTAGTACCTACATAGAATACAAAAGATGTGAAGGAGTTGCAGAGATAGTCGTTGCGCCTAGCATGTCCGAAGGGTTTCGCGGAATTGTCCAGACTATGGGTCTCGGCAATCTAAAGCCCAACATCATAGTGATGCGGTACCCTGAGATTTGGCGCCGGGAAAATCTGACTGAAATACCGGCCACTTTCGTGGGGATTATAAACGATTGCATTGTGGCGAACAAGGCTGTTGTCATTGTCAAGGGTCTCGACGAGTGGCCTAATGAGTACCAAAGACAGTACGGGACCATCGATCTGTACTGGATTGTACGAGACGGTGGTCTGATGCTGCTTCTCTCCCAGCTCCTCCTCACGAAGGAAAGCTTTGAGAGCTGCAAGATTCAGGTTTTCTGCATCGCGGAGGAGGATTCAGATGCAGAGGAACTCAAGGCCGACGTCAAGAAGTTCCTCTACGACCTTCGCATGCAAGCGGAGGTGATTGTCATCTCGATGAAGTCGTGGGATCCCCAAGCGGAGCAGCAGCAGGACGAATCAGTTGAGGCATTCGCCTCCTCTCAGGAGAGAATCGGTGCTTATCTCAGCGAAATGAAGGAGAGAGCTCGGAAAGAAGGTGCTCCGCTGATGGCTGACGGGAAGCAGGTCGTCGTCAACGAGCAGCAAGTGGAGAAGTTCCTGTACACCACTCTGAAGCTGAACTCGACA